One part of the Patescibacteria group bacterium genome encodes these proteins:
- a CDS encoding FHA domain-containing protein: MEILVYHNNKQVGKKALPARRGKTFTIGQGENCELVLPSNGIDKCHAIVYTMQDGSYQLVDNFSKNGTFVNGQKITQRELNFGDLCTIGKFTIVAVCDHIANEIPKNEEQQTSKGEIVKQNSYGWLIFLICLGYGFFGGMSMFWLKGFFLILGAIIMIVLYFWPEWFKLWQLIFTAAMHGVGIGVMTSIGAHTIAPIVVGVLVACISGLMYIIPWSKGREKQQRDAATTNIKR, from the coding sequence GTGGAAATTCTTGTCTACCACAACAATAAACAGGTGGGTAAAAAAGCTCTCCCTGCACGTCGTGGAAAAACTTTTACCATCGGCCAGGGAGAAAATTGCGAACTTGTACTACCATCAAATGGGATTGACAAGTGTCATGCGATCGTCTACACCATGCAAGACGGTAGCTACCAGCTTGTTGACAATTTTTCGAAAAATGGGACATTCGTCAACGGTCAAAAAATCACGCAGCGTGAACTGAATTTCGGTGACTTATGCACAATAGGTAAGTTCACCATTGTTGCAGTGTGCGATCACATTGCAAACGAAATACCAAAAAATGAAGAACAACAAACCTCGAAAGGAGAAATAGTGAAACAAAACTCGTACGGCTGGCTGATCTTTCTGATCTGCCTTGGCTACGGCTTTTTTGGGGGCATGTCCATGTTTTGGCTGAAGGGATTCTTCTTGATCCTTGGAGCCATCATCATGATCGTGCTCTACTTCTGGCCGGAATGGTTCAAGTTGTGGCAGCTGATTTTCACAGCCGCAATGCACGGCGTTGGCATTGGCGTGATGACATCAATTGGTGCACACACAATTGCCCCTATTGTCGTGGGCGTACTGGTCGCCTGTATTTCTGGGCTGATGTACATCATCCCTTGGAGCAAAGGGCGCGAGAAGCAACAGCGAGATGCAGCGACAACAAACATCAAACGTTAA
- a CDS encoding prepilin-type N-terminal cleavage/methylation domain-containing protein, with product MSNHITKNQGGFTLIELMIVVVIIGILATLIIPIIVHTPQREAKACLMQIYKAQEDFKTQHGYYYGSDFATVCADSSIPTLALEPRSGSEPTQEVQIPNDSPYMFCISSKDNGETFVAGAQANLDDDPAMDEIRIDERGKIFVILNDLE from the coding sequence GTGAGCAATCACATTACCAAAAACCAGGGTGGGTTCACCCTCATCGAACTCATGATCGTCGTTGTCATCATCGGCATCTTAGCAACCTTGATCATTCCAATAATTGTTCACACACCGCAGAGAGAAGCCAAAGCGTGCCTTATGCAAATATATAAGGCGCAAGAAGATTTCAAGACACAGCATGGTTACTACTACGGTTCTGATTTTGCAACCGTTTGCGCCGATAGTAGCATCCCCACACTTGCTCTGGAGCCCCGTTCAGGATCCGAGCCAACACAAGAAGTACAGATCCCAAACGACAGCCCGTACATGTTCTGCATTTCGTCGAAAGACAATGGCGAAACTTTTGTCGCGGGAGCGCAAGCAAACCTGGATGATGACCCGGCCATGGATGAAATCAGAATTGACGAAAGAGGAAAAATTTTCGTTATCCTGAATGATCTAGAATAG
- a CDS encoding FHA domain-containing protein: MNLVLLHNDRPKHSYTLPKNTGRFFQIGYESNCSVRLPANKGVEQYHALIIRTEKGGFRICSRTAKATTMVNGRSIVDRDLRAGDKVHIGSYAFLVTE, from the coding sequence ATGAATCTCGTGTTACTCCACAATGACAGACCAAAACATTCGTACACGCTGCCCAAAAATACCGGCCGATTTTTCCAAATTGGCTATGAATCGAACTGCAGCGTGCGCTTGCCTGCGAACAAGGGTGTGGAACAATACCACGCCCTCATCATTCGAACCGAAAAGGGTGGGTTCCGCATCTGCAGTCGTACCGCAAAAGCAACGACCATGGTGAACGGTCGATCAATAGTTGATCGCGACTTACGCGCCGGCGACAAGGTGCATATTGGCTCCTATGCCTTCTTGGTAACGGAATAA
- a CDS encoding CPBP family glutamic-type intramembrane protease produces the protein MIELIVVFVGLLVYACLPSALKEKIVVKVGILVLVVGWFGYSQVASGLSWPQLGIRTDDWFAGIRPVILLMVVGVIIMLLFAALRTPRTLKWNSHMTISALLYPLFGFAQQFLILGYLNMKMTSLGWSPIPIAIVTAIAFMLLHVPNRWLMPATVVLGFIFSLLYQHEPNLIAFGIAHGWLGLLYYFWVMDEDPIQKIVEQLRGRGKGAIARKIGYPVLAIGSAVVTWFGIYAMRSYLLPFENASFAAAVLFVILLVHEMGHWLAMARHRMYCLMVFTPLIGGVIFSKKIEAQVEELPWYEQMHIFLAGVYGQFVFVGISCALTLLQQFTVSEFQIILLLNGWIILINLIPLGFLDGGRFIRKLLQSTPRVARKEFVIRLGIFVFGFGGVVNFIFKTGFFFLLLVYFWSLMLTEFKLRKERASEYDWRALDYQQRRKSYLLYIGCLTIAFVLFGFSKS, from the coding sequence GTGATCGAGTTGATCGTCGTTTTTGTGGGTCTGCTGGTCTACGCATGCCTTCCTTCAGCACTGAAGGAAAAAATCGTGGTCAAAGTGGGAATACTCGTCCTGGTCGTAGGTTGGTTCGGCTATAGTCAAGTAGCCTCCGGACTTTCCTGGCCACAGCTTGGCATCCGTACGGATGACTGGTTTGCTGGGATCCGACCGGTAATCCTGCTAATGGTTGTCGGGGTTATTATTATGCTGCTCTTCGCAGCACTCCGCACCCCGAGAACACTTAAATGGAATAGCCACATGACCATAAGCGCTCTGCTCTACCCGCTCTTCGGGTTTGCGCAGCAGTTTCTCATTCTGGGCTACCTAAACATGAAGATGACTAGCTTAGGATGGTCGCCAATCCCCATCGCTATTGTGACAGCGATTGCATTTATGCTGCTACATGTCCCGAACCGCTGGCTCATGCCGGCGACGGTTGTTCTGGGATTCATCTTCTCCCTGCTCTACCAACATGAACCAAATCTCATTGCATTTGGGATTGCCCATGGCTGGCTAGGCCTGCTCTACTATTTCTGGGTAATGGATGAGGATCCAATCCAAAAAATTGTTGAACAGCTAAGGGGCCGTGGTAAAGGAGCGATCGCGAGGAAAATTGGCTACCCCGTGCTAGCTATTGGGTCTGCCGTAGTAACCTGGTTTGGTATTTATGCAATGCGAAGTTACTTACTCCCGTTTGAAAATGCTTCGTTTGCAGCGGCGGTGCTCTTTGTCATTCTCCTGGTCCATGAAATGGGACATTGGCTTGCAATGGCGCGGCACCGTATGTACTGTCTAATGGTCTTCACGCCACTCATCGGTGGTGTAATCTTCTCAAAGAAAATTGAAGCGCAAGTAGAAGAACTTCCTTGGTACGAGCAAATGCACATCTTCCTCGCCGGCGTGTACGGTCAGTTCGTTTTCGTTGGAATATCCTGCGCGCTTACTCTCCTCCAGCAATTCACGGTCAGCGAGTTTCAGATTATTCTGCTGCTCAATGGCTGGATCATACTCATCAACCTTATCCCGCTTGGGTTTTTGGATGGAGGACGATTTATTCGGAAACTTCTGCAGAGTACGCCACGCGTGGCTCGAAAAGAATTCGTTATCCGTCTCGGAATTTTTGTTTTTGGTTTTGGCGGGGTCGTGAATTTCATTTTCAAGACTGGATTTTTCTTCTTGCTGTTGGTATACTTTTGGTCGCTCATGCTTACGGAATTCAAACTCCGTAAGGAACGTGCGAGCGAATACGATTGGCGAGCATTAGACTACCAGCAACGGCGAAAAAGTTACCTCCTGTACATTGGTTGTTTAACTATCGCCTTCGTCCTTTTTGGTTTTAGTAAATCGTAG
- the gap gene encoding type I glyceraldehyde-3-phosphate dehydrogenase — protein sequence MPVRIAINGFGRIGRIAVRAGWKNPKLQFVAINDLTDAATNAHLLQRDTVHGKFDAPVKVQGNTIMVGKHKMEVLAEKDPTKLPWKRLKVDVVLECTGRFTKREQAAMHLKAGAKKVIISAPADDVDATVVLGVNEEVLKKKPTILSNASCTTNSLSPVAWVMEQAFGIDRGMMNTIHSYTNDQRILDLPHKDLRRARAAAQNIIPTTTGATKAAAKAMPSLKDRMQGISLRVPTPCGSITDFVFVAKRVPKDAAAVNAALKKAANGKLKGILEYSEEPLVSSDIVGNSHSAIVDGLSTQVNGNLVRVMAWYDNEWGYSCRLVELAAKLG from the coding sequence ATGCCAGTACGCATTGCCATCAACGGTTTCGGTCGCATTGGTCGTATCGCCGTTCGTGCGGGGTGGAAAAACCCCAAGCTGCAGTTTGTGGCTATAAATGACCTTACCGATGCTGCCACGAATGCACATTTGCTGCAGCGCGACACCGTGCATGGCAAGTTTGACGCGCCAGTGAAAGTCCAAGGGAATACCATCATGGTTGGGAAGCACAAAATGGAAGTCCTGGCGGAGAAGGATCCCACCAAGCTCCCCTGGAAGCGCTTGAAAGTGGATGTGGTGCTGGAGTGTACCGGCCGGTTTACCAAACGTGAGCAGGCTGCCATGCACCTGAAAGCAGGGGCAAAGAAAGTCATCATTTCGGCGCCGGCGGACGATGTCGATGCGACGGTCGTTTTGGGGGTGAACGAAGAAGTACTGAAGAAGAAGCCCACGATTCTCAGTAACGCGTCCTGCACCACAAACTCACTTTCGCCTGTGGCCTGGGTGATGGAACAAGCGTTTGGGATTGATCGGGGGATGATGAACACCATTCACTCGTACACCAATGACCAGCGCATCCTGGATTTGCCGCACAAAGATTTGCGCCGGGCAAGGGCTGCAGCGCAGAATATCATTCCCACCACCACCGGTGCCACCAAAGCCGCTGCAAAGGCAATGCCCAGCCTGAAAGATCGGATGCAGGGGATCAGCCTCCGCGTGCCCACCCCTTGCGGTTCCATTACTGACTTTGTGTTCGTGGCCAAGCGCGTACCCAAAGATGCTGCCGCCGTTAATGCGGCCCTGAAAAAGGCTGCCAATGGCAAGCTCAAAGGCATTCTGGAGTACAGTGAAGAGCCCCTGGTGTCATCGGACATTGTGGGCAATTCCCACTCAGCGATTGTTGATGGACTCTCAACTCAAGTGAACGGCAACTTAGTCCGCGTGATGGCCTGGTACGACAACGAGTGGGGCTACTCTTGCCGCCTTGTGGAACTCGCGGCGAAGCTAGGATAA
- a CDS encoding Ig-like domain-containing protein, which produces MHFLLQKSWHPHALLISVLTVMAAGFFAASLIPSKAAGNSFYVAPSGSNSNNGSINAPFKTFEPALRAATPGDIIYARGGTYNYDNSMSAGQGVQNFISIQNVTGEYTDIDNGTVGNPIVIRNYPGETPILNMNDSRFNLTTMNHPAVIFREKSFWTLDGFEIINGNVSLNAYSDGNASPNGSLTHDITIQNSNIHHLTLESSENHGLILINRGDNGGAYNISILNNELHDFYEASHPGQWENTGLGGIHLGALTTLSCQSYVGFDCGHTGSITFSGNTVYHVPQAFFFKNPTEGPVMISDNIIHDTESLGTMITSNVTMNHNLVYNVDQGWNFVGRDGLTAQLYTISGQNAVVTNNTFVGLDQLFNIVNGTNHNVQRNVFFGLPDRVPGAGYDTMAYITKSGTYPDPANVNQSILQDITSNNNCFITPFADFQMVQRHVSGTQEHYTHQDATTTFGYDANSTFITQSSATAIFTNPGANDYSLLSAIASQCPANAGYYAAGGGDVTPPTVSVTAPANAATVSGSSVTVSATAADNTGVAGVQFKLDGTNIGSEDTNAPYSITWDSTAATNAAHTLTAVARDAAGNSTISAGISITVNNGAGDTTDPTVNLTAPANGATVSGTVSVTANASDTIGVIGVQFRLDGADLGAEDTTSAYSTSWNTTSASNGSHTLTAIARDAAGNTATASSITVTVSNTGQFSINDRVQVTALLNTRDAPEGNVIGNHQPGALATVTGGPVIQGGYTWWQLDYDIAPDGWSADIYLAAYQPASDTTPPVISSITTSAITLTSGSILWNTDEVADTLVQYGTTLSYGSQSTLNATLTTTHLQTLTGLLPGTTYHYRVISKDASNNSTTSGDNTFTTLADTTPPGQVTDLTAP; this is translated from the coding sequence ATGCACTTCCTTCTTCAAAAATCTTGGCACCCACACGCGCTTCTCATTTCCGTACTCACCGTCATGGCAGCAGGTTTTTTTGCTGCCTCGCTGATCCCCTCCAAAGCTGCGGGGAATAGCTTCTACGTCGCACCAAGCGGCAGCAATAGTAATAATGGCTCCATCAACGCGCCCTTTAAAACCTTTGAACCAGCGCTCCGTGCAGCAACCCCAGGCGACATTATCTATGCTCGCGGTGGGACGTACAACTACGATAACTCCATGAGTGCTGGCCAAGGGGTACAAAACTTCATCTCCATTCAAAATGTTACTGGCGAGTATACAGACATCGATAACGGCACGGTGGGCAACCCAATTGTCATCCGAAACTACCCTGGCGAGACGCCAATTCTCAACATGAATGATTCCCGTTTCAACTTAACCACCATGAACCATCCGGCGGTCATATTCCGGGAAAAGTCCTTCTGGACCCTCGATGGTTTTGAAATTATCAACGGCAACGTGAGTTTGAACGCCTACAGTGATGGCAATGCATCGCCGAACGGGAGCCTAACGCATGATATAACCATTCAAAACAGCAATATCCACCACCTAACCTTAGAAAGCTCAGAAAACCACGGGCTCATTCTCATCAACCGAGGTGACAATGGCGGTGCGTACAATATTTCCATTCTCAACAACGAGCTCCACGATTTCTACGAAGCCTCACATCCTGGCCAGTGGGAAAATACCGGTTTAGGCGGTATTCACCTGGGCGCACTCACGACCCTCTCCTGCCAGTCATACGTGGGTTTTGATTGCGGGCACACGGGTTCTATCACCTTCTCAGGCAACACTGTCTACCACGTGCCGCAAGCCTTCTTCTTCAAAAATCCTACCGAGGGACCGGTGATGATCAGCGATAATATCATTCACGATACGGAGAGCTTGGGCACGATGATTACCTCGAACGTAACGATGAACCACAATCTCGTCTACAACGTGGACCAAGGCTGGAATTTCGTGGGTCGGGACGGATTAACTGCACAACTTTACACCATTAGTGGCCAAAATGCTGTGGTGACGAACAACACTTTTGTGGGGCTGGATCAACTTTTCAATATTGTGAATGGTACGAACCACAATGTGCAGCGGAATGTATTCTTTGGCCTGCCAGACCGGGTTCCTGGAGCTGGGTATGACACCATGGCGTACATTACCAAATCTGGAACCTACCCTGACCCGGCAAATGTGAACCAGTCGATTTTACAAGACATTACCTCAAACAATAACTGCTTCATCACCCCCTTTGCAGACTTCCAAATGGTGCAGCGGCACGTGAGTGGTACGCAAGAGCACTACACGCATCAGGATGCCACGACCACCTTTGGGTACGATGCGAACTCAACCTTCATTACCCAAAGCAGTGCCACAGCAATTTTCACCAATCCTGGAGCAAACGACTATAGCCTGCTCTCAGCTATTGCCAGCCAGTGCCCAGCGAACGCCGGATACTACGCGGCTGGCGGCGGTGATGTTACCCCACCAACCGTCTCGGTAACTGCTCCAGCAAATGCGGCTACGGTAAGTGGATCCAGCGTCACCGTATCGGCAACAGCTGCGGATAATACCGGTGTTGCTGGTGTCCAATTCAAACTCGATGGCACGAATATTGGCTCAGAGGATACCAATGCTCCCTACTCCATAACCTGGGATTCAACGGCTGCTACAAACGCAGCGCACACGTTAACTGCAGTAGCCCGGGACGCAGCCGGGAACTCGACCATCTCAGCCGGCATCTCTATTACCGTCAATAATGGCGCAGGTGATACTACAGATCCAACGGTCAATCTTACTGCACCAGCAAATGGCGCAACAGTCTCCGGCACGGTAAGTGTCACCGCCAACGCATCAGATACTATTGGCGTGATTGGTGTGCAATTCCGGCTAGATGGCGCAGACCTTGGAGCCGAAGATACAACTTCCGCCTACTCCACGTCATGGAATACCACCAGCGCAAGCAATGGGAGCCACACGCTCACGGCAATTGCCCGGGATGCTGCAGGGAACACGGCGACCGCCTCTAGCATTACCGTTACCGTGAGCAACACCGGACAATTTAGTATTAACGATCGGGTGCAAGTCACGGCCTTACTCAACACGCGGGATGCCCCAGAAGGAAATGTGATTGGGAACCATCAGCCGGGTGCCTTAGCTACAGTTACTGGCGGACCAGTAATCCAAGGCGGCTACACCTGGTGGCAGCTGGACTACGATATTGCCCCAGATGGCTGGTCAGCAGACATCTACCTCGCTGCCTACCAACCGGCGTCGGATACAACTCCGCCAGTTATTTCAAGTATCACCACCAGCGCCATTACCCTAACCAGTGGCAGCATTCTCTGGAATACCGATGAAGTCGCCGACACGTTGGTCCAGTACGGGACGACGCTCAGCTACGGTAGCCAATCGACGCTCAATGCCACGCTCACAACCACCCACCTTCAGACCCTCACTGGTTTGCTGCCTGGCACCACCTACCACTACCGGGTGATTTCCAAAGACGCCTCGAATAACAGCACGACATCGGGTGATAACACCTTCACTACTCTGGCGGATACCACGCCCCCTGGCCAGGTAACCGACCTCACCGCGCCCTAA
- a CDS encoding Ig-like domain-containing protein, whose translation MRHSRSILRLWKSVSGFLLVSLGIATWTPAHIAEGQVVQGIAQQYPCDAGLQNDPAVIFTENFEENSIGTMAARWNDNDNTGGMSFSSDVPATSGGSQSLRMTAVGGSTTGGYLYKNFAPAGYDTLYVRYYVKFPSNFPGLHHLVTLGGRNPASNFPIGSAGTQPTGSDRFSSSVEPSGNPFVWDFYTYWMHMRSWNGSQYFGNGFNPSPTAPLTTNDWFPVEFMIKLNSPVSSFNGEQAMWLNGLLKQHLTQGSPLGNWSSDEFFPNPSGSPFEGFQWRNTTALNINYLWFQYYHETGANGATDSLSFDDVVVATEYIGPMVACGAQGGDTTPPSVSLTAPAASATVSGAAVTVSATATDNVGVSGVQFRLDGTDLGTEDTSAPYSLSWDTTGVSNGSHTLTAVARDAAGNTTTATNVAVTVSNTGQFTINDRVRVTALLNVRATPGGTLLGNHDTDALATVVGGPIQQGGSTWWDLDYDVAPDGWSADIYLELYQSPSDTTNPTVSITAPANGATVSGTLNVTASASDNVGVTGVQFMLDGANLGSEDTGTPYSVSWNTTGASNGSHTLTAVARDAANNTATATTINVTISNPVTDTTTPGQVTNLLAS comes from the coding sequence ATGCGGCATTCCCGTTCCATACTTCGGCTTTGGAAAAGTGTCTCCGGCTTCCTCCTAGTAAGCCTAGGTATTGCTACTTGGACACCTGCGCACATTGCCGAAGGGCAAGTCGTACAGGGTATTGCCCAGCAGTACCCCTGTGATGCTGGTTTGCAAAATGATCCTGCAGTTATTTTTACAGAAAATTTTGAGGAAAATTCCATTGGCACCATGGCGGCTCGGTGGAATGACAACGACAACACCGGGGGTATGTCCTTTTCCAGTGACGTTCCTGCAACCAGTGGGGGCTCCCAGTCTTTGCGCATGACTGCCGTGGGTGGTAGCACCACCGGTGGGTACCTCTACAAAAACTTTGCCCCGGCTGGCTATGACACGCTGTACGTTCGGTACTACGTGAAATTCCCGTCAAACTTTCCCGGGCTCCATCACCTGGTGACTTTGGGCGGCCGCAATCCCGCTTCCAACTTTCCCATTGGAAGTGCAGGGACCCAGCCAACGGGGTCAGACCGCTTCAGCTCGTCGGTGGAACCAAGTGGCAATCCATTTGTCTGGGATTTCTACACCTACTGGATGCACATGCGAAGCTGGAATGGCTCCCAGTACTTTGGCAATGGCTTCAATCCCTCCCCGACAGCGCCGCTCACTACAAACGACTGGTTTCCCGTTGAGTTCATGATCAAACTCAATTCCCCGGTATCCTCCTTCAACGGTGAGCAAGCCATGTGGCTGAACGGCCTTCTGAAACAACATCTCACCCAGGGCTCTCCTTTGGGCAACTGGTCCAGCGATGAATTTTTCCCAAATCCTTCAGGTAGTCCGTTTGAAGGGTTTCAGTGGCGCAACACCACTGCGCTGAATATCAACTACCTCTGGTTCCAGTACTATCACGAAACTGGTGCGAATGGTGCGACTGATAGCTTGTCGTTCGACGACGTCGTGGTCGCCACAGAGTATATTGGTCCTATGGTTGCCTGCGGTGCCCAGGGCGGTGACACCACTCCCCCATCCGTTTCCCTCACCGCTCCGGCAGCAAGTGCCACCGTATCTGGCGCGGCAGTCACCGTGTCCGCGACCGCCACGGATAACGTTGGGGTATCGGGCGTCCAGTTTCGCCTCGATGGAACTGACCTCGGGACTGAAGATACTTCCGCTCCCTACTCCCTCAGCTGGGATACGACGGGTGTAAGCAATGGCAGCCACACGCTGACCGCAGTTGCCCGTGATGCAGCAGGCAATACCACCACCGCCACGAATGTTGCGGTAACCGTGAGTAACACTGGCCAATTTACCATCAACGACCGGGTCCGCGTCACTGCGCTCTTAAATGTCCGCGCCACCCCCGGCGGTACCCTCCTGGGCAATCACGATACGGACGCCTTGGCTACCGTGGTCGGCGGTCCAATACAGCAGGGCGGATCGACGTGGTGGGATCTTGATTATGATGTTGCACCCGATGGCTGGTCAGCAGATATTTACCTGGAGCTCTACCAGTCTCCTTCTGATACTACCAATCCTACGGTTTCCATTACTGCCCCTGCAAATGGCGCCACCGTATCAGGGACTTTAAACGTAACCGCAAGTGCATCAGACAACGTGGGGGTTACCGGAGTCCAGTTTATGCTTGACGGCGCGAACCTGGGGTCAGAAGACACTGGAACGCCGTACAGTGTTTCGTGGAATACAACCGGCGCATCGAATGGTTCGCATACTTTAACCGCGGTAGCACGGGATGCTGCAAACAATACTGCAACAGCCACAACTATCAATGTAACAATTAGCAATCCAGTTACAGACACAACTACACCTGGACAGGTAACCAATTTGCTCGCCAGCTAA
- a CDS encoding FG-GAP-like repeat-containing protein, producing the protein MQDTETLTKQKTYIRPVIAIAAVITFSALAGFIVLGQVQNFTGNQTSGDGTTVQAAASDPTTMVDLTWTAPGDDGTTGQATSYDIRYATSTITAGNWGVATSISNPPAPQTAGTAQSMTVSGLQPNTLYYFALKTTDEAGNQSILSNIASKQTTAVSVPPCVENWSCSAWSTCSAGSQSRTCTDAASCPNPSSQPPLTQSCTVPTTNTNSSVNTNTSTGGGGTTSDDVAPNTVLTAVPAASGLITPLFRFTWSGIDDVTAASQLSFAYKLDSGNWSAWTTKQEVTLSKLHNGTHTFSVRSRDAVGNIDASPATTTFTVKLRTFTAVGVEAGAAARIRVMEGKTVKKDFFPYEKTFQGGVSVSVADLGGDGYSELVVGSGSGRVSEVRLFRTDGSRINTFLPFGNAYRDGINVATADVDGNGTQEIIVSQKTRRGIVRIFGYRNGKYTQVAREFDTKFPGVSVAGGDVTNDGKEDVVVMPATTAAPALAVFSLSGNSMVRSALLTTPYNPRLRASYDIALGDVNNDGITEIVTVPRASASAEVRYFVYRSGRLVGLPGTFTAHGAALRVGARISTVDINADGKDDVGLSLGSRSQPTINYYTLTNGKAIRLPANSLHMFSTRDRIIINHASGV; encoded by the coding sequence ATGCAAGATACTGAAACACTCACCAAGCAAAAAACCTACATTCGACCGGTTATTGCTATTGCAGCAGTTATTACTTTCTCAGCGCTTGCAGGATTTATTGTTCTTGGCCAAGTGCAGAATTTCACTGGAAATCAAACCAGTGGCGATGGGACAACAGTCCAAGCCGCGGCCAGCGACCCCACCACCATGGTCGACCTCACCTGGACCGCCCCGGGCGATGACGGAACCACAGGCCAAGCGACATCCTATGACATTCGTTATGCGACATCCACTATCACCGCCGGCAACTGGGGGGTAGCAACCAGTATCAGCAACCCGCCTGCCCCACAAACAGCGGGTACAGCCCAGTCCATGACCGTCAGCGGCTTACAGCCGAATACCTTGTACTACTTTGCATTGAAGACAACTGACGAAGCAGGAAACCAATCAATTCTGTCAAATATCGCAAGCAAGCAAACCACAGCCGTCTCTGTCCCCCCGTGCGTGGAAAACTGGAGCTGCTCGGCCTGGAGCACCTGTTCCGCTGGTTCCCAAAGCCGTACCTGCACAGATGCGGCCAGTTGCCCAAACCCCAGCAGCCAGCCGCCCCTGACCCAGTCTTGCACCGTCCCAACGACCAATACGAACTCCTCGGTGAACACGAACACCTCCACGGGTGGTGGTGGCACGACGAGTGATGACGTTGCCCCCAACACCGTGCTCACTGCAGTACCTGCGGCCAGCGGGTTGATCACTCCTCTTTTCCGCTTCACCTGGAGTGGGATTGATGACGTCACAGCTGCCAGCCAGCTGAGCTTTGCCTACAAGCTGGATTCTGGCAACTGGTCTGCCTGGACCACAAAGCAAGAAGTGACGCTCAGCAAACTCCACAATGGGACGCATACCTTCAGCGTCCGCAGCCGAGATGCCGTAGGGAATATTGACGCCAGTCCAGCGACGACGACGTTCACCGTGAAACTACGAACATTTACTGCTGTTGGCGTGGAAGCTGGTGCAGCCGCACGTATTCGGGTCATGGAAGGGAAAACTGTGAAAAAGGACTTCTTCCCATACGAAAAGACTTTTCAGGGTGGGGTGAGCGTTTCGGTGGCTGACTTAGGAGGTGACGGCTATAGCGAACTTGTGGTTGGCTCTGGTTCCGGACGAGTGAGTGAAGTCCGGCTTTTCCGAACAGATGGTTCTCGCATTAATACTTTCCTCCCCTTTGGAAACGCATACCGTGACGGCATTAACGTCGCCACAGCGGATGTGGATGGGAATGGGACGCAGGAAATTATTGTGTCGCAAAAAACCCGCCGGGGCATTGTCCGCATCTTCGGCTACCGAAATGGCAAGTACACGCAAGTGGCACGGGAGTTTGATACAAAATTCCCCGGCGTTTCGGTGGCGGGTGGAGATGTAACGAATGATGGCAAGGAAGATGTAGTGGTCATGCCGGCGACAACCGCCGCTCCAGCCCTTGCGGTGTTTAGTCTCAGTGGAAATAGCATGGTTCGTTCTGCCTTGCTCACCACTCCATACAATCCCCGCTTACGTGCTAGTTACGACATAGCCCTGGGTGATGTGAACAACGACGGTATCACAGAAATTGTCACCGTTCCCCGTGCAAGCGCCTCTGCGGAAGTTCGCTACTTCGTGTACCGGAGCGGTCGGCTGGTTGGTTTACCAGGCACCTTCACCGCACATGGGGCAGCTCTCCGGGTTGGCGCCCGTATTTCTACGGTTGATATTAACGCGGACGGAAAGGACGATGTGGGGCTTAGCCTGGGGTCCCGCTCACAACCCACCATCAACTACTACACGTTGACCAATGGGAAAGCTATTCGCCTTCCCGCAAACTCGTTGCATATGTTTTCCACCCGGGATCGGATTATCATTAATCACGCAAGCGGGGTCTAG